Within the Alteromonas sp. M12 genome, the region CAGGATGCATGATCGATAAAGGAATTCCGGGAAGGCCAGGTCCTGTACCAACATCGATATAGTGATTTCGATTTAAATGGGGCGCTACTACAATCGAATCGACAATGTGTTTGATCAACATCTGCTGTGGATCGCGCACCGAGGTCAAATTGTAGGCTTTGTTCCACTTATTCATCAGCAACACAAAATCAATAAGCTTTTCGCGCTGTTGTGTACTGATTTCCAGTGGCAATGGTTTTACTGCTCGCTCAAAAGCCAGCAGTAAACTTTCTTTAAGTTCGCCCATTATGCGCTTTGCAAGTTGGTGTTATTGTCTTTACGCAACAAGCCCTGCTTTTTCAAATGTACTAATAACAATGATATAGCTGCCGGTGTAATACCGGATATGCGCGTAGCTTTACCAATAGTTTCAGGCCGAGTCTCAGTTAGCTTAGCCACAACTTCATTGGATAAACCAGAAATGGTACTGTAATCGAAATCCATTGGAAGCAAGGTGTTTTCATGACGCAAACTCTTAGCAATTTCATCTTTTTGGCGTTCAATATAACCAGCATATTTAATCTGAATTTCAACCTGTTCAGCCGCTTGAGCATTGTCTAATGCAGGACCAAGACCTTCAATTTTCATCAATTTTTGATAGGTCATTTCAGGACGACGAATTAAATCTTCTAACGAATGTTCACGACTAACCGGATTTTTCAATAGTGGATTCAAGGTTTCAGCAGCTGGATGTTTTGGATGAATCCAAGTGCTTTTAAGACGTTGTTTCTCTAATTCAATAGCTTCCATTTTTTGATTAAACGCAGCCCAACGAACATCATCAACTAATCCGACTTCACGGCCTTTTGCAGTCAAACGAACATCGGCATTGTCTTCTCTTAACAACAATCTATATTCGGCACGACTAGTAAACATTCGGTAAGGTTCTTTGGTGCCCATGGTAGCAAGATCATCAATAAGCACGCCGGCATAAGCTTCATCCCGACGTAAAATCAATGGCTCTTTCTCTTGAACCTGTAAGGCTGCATTGGCCCCGGCAAGTAATCCTTGCGCTCCGGCTTCTTCATAACCAGTGGTACCATTGATTTGACCCGCAAAAAACAGACCCTGTATAAATTTAGTTTCTAAAGATTGTTTTAAATCTCTAGGATCGAAGAAATCATATTCGATGGCATAACCAGGGCGAATGATATGCGCGTTTTCAAATCCTTTAATTGATCGAACCAGATCAAACTGCACATCAAATGGCAAACTAGTAGAGATCCCATTTGGATAGATCTCAATACTATTTAAGCCCTCAGGCTCAACAAAAATTTGATGGGAATTTTTATCTGCAAAGCGATTTATCTTATCTTCAATTGAAGGACAATATCTTGGACCTATACCTTCGATCACACCGGTATACATGGGCGAACGATCTAAACCACCACGAATAATATCGTGGGTTTTTTCGTTGGTATGGGTGATATAACAGGAAATTTGTTGTGGGTGATCTTCTACTTTTCCCATAAAAGATACGACGGGTAACGGTGTATCTCCAGGTTGTTCTTGCATCGCATCATAATTCAAAGTGCGAGAATCTAGACGTGCCGGAGTGCCTGTTTTTAAACGATCAACTCTAAATGGTAAAGCTCGCAAACGTTCTGCCAATGCGATCGAAGGGGGATCGCCAGCTCTCCCACCTTTGTAATTTTGCATTCCAATGTGGATTGTTCCACCTAAAAATGTGCCTACCGTTAAAACCACGGTTTTAGCTTTAAATTTCAAGCCCATTTGCGTAACAACACCAGTTACACGATCATTTTCAACGATCAGATCATCACAAGATTGTTGGAAAATAGTCAGATTTTCTTGATGCTCAATGATCGATCGTATTGCAAGTCGATATAAGGATCGATCTGCTTGAGCACGAGTTGCTCTAACTGCAGGTCCTTTGCTGGAATTTAGCGTACGAAATTGTATTCCAGCTTTGTCTGTTGCTAGTGCCATAGCACCACCAAGGGCATCGATCTCTTTGACTAAGTGACCTTTGCCGATCCCACCAATGGCTGGATTACATGACATTTGACCTAGGGTTTCGATATTGTGGGTTAGCAAGAGTGTTCTTACGCCCATACGCGCAGCAGCAAGCGCAGCTTCAGTGCCTGCGTGGCCTCCACCGACTACAATCACATCAAATTCTTGTTGATAAAACATAAACGCCTCGAATTTCGCGTACTCGCGTATGAACTTTAAACGGTGAAGATCTATTGATCGATCATCGTTTAAAAAAGGGCGCGTATTTTATACTTTTTTGATCTAAATGGAAATGCCTAAAATTCCTCCAAGGATAGAAATATTGTGGTTTGTGGATTTAATTATTTGTCGGATCTAAGCCGATCTCTTAGTCTGTAATCTTTATGATCTATTTATCTATTTAGTTTACTTTTATTATTATTAAGCAAGCAATGATCTGTTAGTAAGCCTTTTTTTATTAATTAAATCAGTCATTTATTTACGATCGGAAGTTGTGATCAAGAGTTGATCAAATGCGTATAAGATGTGGATAAACAGCGATCTTATCCACAAGCAAGATCTTCTATTTTTCTATCCAGTTGATAACCTCAGGATATACAAGGTTTATACATAAAGTTATGCACAGGGTAAAAAGGCTGATTTAAGCTAAAAAAAAAGATCTTTTTTAATCTAGATCAGATCGGAATATTGAAAATATACTTAGTTTGATCTCATTTATTTCATGTTTTTATCTAACATTTGTTATAAACAAATCCAAAGATCCGATTCAGCGAGTAAACTTTTGGCCAATTTAGGGTGTGGAATATGGCTTATTTTCCATCGAATCTTCATCTTTTTATTGGGACTAAAGCCCCTGTTACAGGTTTGAAAGTGGTACAACTATTCGAAAATATTATTTATGTGCATACATAGTGACAATTTGTCTATTGGATAACTAATAGCCGATACTGATTTTAACATTTGAATAACAAAACCAGTAATTATGCCTAAAATACCTCGCGATAAATTAGCTGACTATAGCCATGCTATGGCTAAGACCCGAAGAGAATTTGTAAAACAGCATGCCGGAAAATCCCTTGAAAATGTCGGTCACTTTTCTATTGAACCAGAAACATTGCCAGGAAATATTGAACATTTTTTAGGTGTTGCACAAGTTCCGATTGGCTTGGCGGGTCCACTGTTGGTGGATGGTATTGACGCAAAAGGTGAATTTTACGTACCTATGGCGACCACCGAAGGTACCTTAGTGGCCAGTTACAATCGTGGGATGAGATTGACCAATGAAGCTGGTGGCATTAAAACCACGGTAATAGATGATGCGATGCAACGAGCACCGTTGTTTTCATTTCGCGATGCAAGAGCAGCCCTCGCGTTTGGCAAATGGGTCAGTGACAATTTCTCTTTAATTAAAGCTAAAGCAGAAGAAACCACCTCAATAGGCAAATTAACTGATATTGAGCAATACGCGGTTTCGAAAATGCGCTGGTTGCGATTCAACTATACTTGTGGCGACGCGGCTGGCCAGAACATGGTGAGTAAAGCTACACGCCATGCATGTCAGTGGATTTTGGAACAAAACATTGATGGTATTGAACATTTTGCGTTATCGGCGAATTTAGATACGGATAAAAAGCATTCTTTTGTTAATTCATTACACACACGAGGTAAGCGGGTAGTGGCTGAGGCGGTTATTCCAGCAGGATTAATGAAGTCATTGATGCATTGCACTCCTGAAGAGTTATATAAACAGCGACAATTTTCAAATATGGGCGCGTTTATGGCCGGCAGTGTGAGTAACGGAGCGCATTTTGCCAATGGGGTAACTGCGCTATTTATTGCGTGTGGACAAGATGTTGCAAATGTTGCCGAATCATCAGCGGGTTATACTTTTAGCGAAATTACCCCTGAGGGAAATTATTATTTTTCAGTCACTATACCTTCGTTAGTTGTCGCTACTTATGGTGGCGGGACCGGCTTAGCCTCACAACGTGAATGTTTAGAAATGTTGGATTGTTATGGTAAAGGTGGAGTTAATAAATTTGCCGAAATAGTCGCTGCAACTGTGTTGTGTGGCGAGTTATCCCTTGGCGCCGCTGTCGTGGCCGACGAATGGGTGTCTAGTCATGATCAATATGGTCGTAATCGCCCATAATATCTGAATAGTCATGGATTCTTCTATCCATGAACACAGGGACTAAAGCCCCTGCTATAGGTTGAGGTAATTTAGGATTTGTAGCATGGGATTTATCCCATGGATTATTTTATCTATGTTTTCAGGGACTAAAGCCCCTCGCTACAGATTGAGGTTGTTTTGGGTTTGTAGCATGGGATTTATCCTATGGATTATTTTATCTATGTTTACAGGGGCTAAAGCCCCTCGCTACAGATTGAGGTAATTTTGGATTTGTAGCATGGGATTTATCCCATGGAGTATTTTATTTAAGTTTTCAGGGACTAAAGTCCATGCTACAGATTGAAGTAATTTGGGATTCGTAGCATGGGATTTATCCCATGGAATATTTTATCTAAGTTTTCAGGGACTAAAGCCCCTGCTACAGGTTGAGGTAATTTGGGTTTGTAGCATGGGATTTATCCCATGGATTCTTTTATCTATGTTTTCAGGGACTAAAGCCGCTGCTACAGGTTGAAGTAATTTTGGGTTTGTAGCATGGGATTTATCCCATGGAATCTTTTATTAAATGCATTTAAACCTTTTGATTGGTTGTTGCGACTTAGTTACATACCACAGCCAAACAAGAGAACCTTATGTTTAAATCGAATCAATCTAAAATATTGTCTTTGTTATCACTCGCCGTTTTACTGGTGAGTTTTAATCTGTCTGCAAGAACTATTAATCAAAGTATTGATGCCCAAAGTGGTGGAACCTTATTTATACGTACTGACGTGGGCCGTTTAATTATCGATACCCATAATCAAGATACCGTGCTTTTGGAAGTGGATATTGACGGTGACGATGCCAATGATTTAAAGGTTACCCACGAAGCGAAAGGCAATACCGTAAATATTATTGGTAAAATGAATAAGCTTAAAAAGTGGGGGGGGAACAGAGATATTCGAGCTGAATTTAGAATTACCGTGCCTAAAAACTTTGATTTGGAATTACATACCTCTGGTGGCTCAATTGATATTGATGATCTGGTGGGAGATATTGATGCTCACACTTCAGGTGGCCATATTAATGTTGGCAATATTACAGGTGATGTTGTTTTAAAAACATCCGGTGGCGCTATTAAGAGCAAAGAGATACACGGTGCAATTGACGCCCACACCTCGGGTGGCAGCATTCGTGTGACTATGACTAAGCAACCGAGTGAAGATGCGGAGCTTTCAACCTCAGGTGGATCTGTTACTGCCTATTTACTCGATACTATCGCGATTGATATAGATGCTTCCACCAGCGGTGGCAGAGTCCGTTCTGAATTTGATGTGGATGGTCGAGTTAAAAAGCATTCTATTCGCGGTGAAATTAATGGCGGAGGTCCAACGTTGGAGTTGCATTCCAGTGGCGGCAGTATATCCATCAAAAAATTGTAATTGGGAATTTATCTTCTTGATTCTTCCATCTATTTTTACAGGGACTAAAGCCCCTGCTACAGGTTGAGGTTATTTTGGATTTGTAGCATGGGATTTATCCCATGGAGTATTTTATTTAAGTTTTCAGGGACTAAAGCCCCTGCTACAGGTTGAGGTAATTTTGGATTTGTAGCATGGGATTTATCCCATGGAATATTTTATCTAAGTTTTCAGGGACTAAAGTCCCTGCTACAGGTTTGGATTATTTCGTTTTTTACCGTTGAAAAAACGCCTCAAAATTTGGGTTAATTTATTAACCTTCTGCTTATTTTATCTATTTTAAACTTTCGTTTATTCTCAAAAACTCTTCATTTTGTTATCAATCCAGTAAATTTCTTTAACAATTGTTCAATTAATTATTTAACTTAATCGCAACCACTAATTTAAAAATATTGTTATATAAAACAAGTAGTTAAATTATTTTAAAAGACAATAAAATGGTTTGTGAAATTAACCAATGAAAAATAATTGTTAATTAAAGGTTGACTAAATTACCCTTTTTAAAGAATATGCTCAAACGGTGAGCATATGACCATATATCTTCATTGGCTCATTTATGTTTTTCATTGCCCATCAGTTTTGGCGAGGATTGAATGCTATTTTGGGAACAAAAACATTCAAAAAATTTAATTATTAAAAACTAATCAGTAACTAAATTAGAGAGTTCACAATGTTTAAAAAAATTCATAAAACATCAGTTTTGTCGGCCAGCACAAAGGAAATTAATTTGTCCGATTC harbors:
- the mnmG gene encoding tRNA uridine-5-carboxymethylaminomethyl(34) synthesis enzyme MnmG; the encoded protein is MFYQQEFDVIVVGGGHAGTEAALAAARMGVRTLLLTHNIETLGQMSCNPAIGGIGKGHLVKEIDALGGAMALATDKAGIQFRTLNSSKGPAVRATRAQADRSLYRLAIRSIIEHQENLTIFQQSCDDLIVENDRVTGVVTQMGLKFKAKTVVLTVGTFLGGTIHIGMQNYKGGRAGDPPSIALAERLRALPFRVDRLKTGTPARLDSRTLNYDAMQEQPGDTPLPVVSFMGKVEDHPQQISCYITHTNEKTHDIIRGGLDRSPMYTGVIEGIGPRYCPSIEDKINRFADKNSHQIFVEPEGLNSIEIYPNGISTSLPFDVQFDLVRSIKGFENAHIIRPGYAIEYDFFDPRDLKQSLETKFIQGLFFAGQINGTTGYEEAGAQGLLAGANAALQVQEKEPLILRRDEAYAGVLIDDLATMGTKEPYRMFTSRAEYRLLLREDNADVRLTAKGREVGLVDDVRWAAFNQKMEAIELEKQRLKSTWIHPKHPAAETLNPLLKNPVSREHSLEDLIRRPEMTYQKLMKIEGLGPALDNAQAAEQVEIQIKYAGYIERQKDEIAKSLRHENTLLPMDFDYSTISGLSNEVVAKLTETRPETIGKATRISGITPAAISLLLVHLKKQGLLRKDNNTNLQSA
- a CDS encoding hydroxymethylglutaryl-CoA reductase, producing the protein MPKIPRDKLADYSHAMAKTRREFVKQHAGKSLENVGHFSIEPETLPGNIEHFLGVAQVPIGLAGPLLVDGIDAKGEFYVPMATTEGTLVASYNRGMRLTNEAGGIKTTVIDDAMQRAPLFSFRDARAALAFGKWVSDNFSLIKAKAEETTSIGKLTDIEQYAVSKMRWLRFNYTCGDAAGQNMVSKATRHACQWILEQNIDGIEHFALSANLDTDKKHSFVNSLHTRGKRVVAEAVIPAGLMKSLMHCTPEELYKQRQFSNMGAFMAGSVSNGAHFANGVTALFIACGQDVANVAESSAGYTFSEITPEGNYYFSVTIPSLVVATYGGGTGLASQRECLEMLDCYGKGGVNKFAEIVAATVLCGELSLGAAVVADEWVSSHDQYGRNRP